One region of Gymnogyps californianus isolate 813 chromosome 28, ASM1813914v2, whole genome shotgun sequence genomic DNA includes:
- the LOC127026486 gene encoding probable mitochondrial glutathione transporter SLC25A39 isoform X2, which yields MAEKMLPSPGGGITPLQQMLASGTGAILTSLFVTPLDVVKIRLQAQRTPFSKGKCFLYCNGLMDHLYVCQNGNGCTAWYKAPTHFTGTLDAFVKITRYEGVRSLWSGLPPTLVMAVPATVIYFTTYDQLRDYLHARTGSRGHHIPLLAGALARLGAVTVISPLELIRTKMQSRQLSYRELGVCIQSAVAQDGWLSLWRGWGPTVLRDVPFSALYWFNYELVREWLCGQARLDEATFMISFASGAISGTVAAVLTLPFDVVKTQRQIELGNSEVHPVAASKSSSTWLLMRRIRAESGTRGLFAGFLPRVIKVAPACAIMISTYEFGKTFFQKLNQERRLRGL from the exons ATGGCTGAGAAGATGTTGCCGAGCCCCGGCGGGGGCATCACGCCGCTGCAGCAGATGCTGGCCTCGGGGACGGGGGCCATCCTCACCTCCCTCTTCG TGACACCGCTGGACGTGGTGAAGATCCGGCTGCAGGCCCAGAGGACCCCCTTCTCCAAAG GGAAGTGCTTCCTCTACTGCAACGGGCTCATGGACCATCTGTACGTCTGCCAGAACGGCAACGGCTGCACCGCCTGGTACAAGGCCCCGACCCACTTCACCGGCACGCTG GATGCCTTCGTGAAGATCACACGCTACGAGGGCGTCAGGTCTCTGTGGAGCGGCTTGCCCCCCACCCT GGTCATGGCTGTGCCAGCCACCGTCATTTATTTCACCACCTACGACCAGCTCCGGGACTACCTGCACGCTCGGACGGGAAGCCGGGGGCACCACATCCCCTTGCTGGCCGGGGCCCTCGCCAGGC TGGGTGCTGTGACGGTCATCAGCCCCTTGGAGCTCATCCGCACCAAGATGCAGTCCCGGCAGCTCAGCTACCGGGAGCTGGGTGTCTGCATCCAGTCGGCGGTGGCTCAGGACGGCTGGCTGTCCCTGTGGAGGGGCTGGGGACCCACCGTGCTGCGAGATGTCCCCTTCTCGG CTCTCTACTGGTTTAACTATGAGCTGGTGAGGGAATGGCTCTGCGGGCAGGCCCGGCTGGATGAGGCCACGTTCATGATCAGCTTTGCATCCGGGGCCATCTCCGGGACG GTGGCTGCAGTGCTGACGCTGCCCTTCGACGTGGTGAAGACCCAGCGGCAGATTGAGCTGGGAAACAGCGAGGTGCACCCAG tcGCAGCCTCCAAGtcttcctccacctggctgctCATGCGGCGCATCCGTGCCGAGTCTGGCACCCGGGGGCTGTTTGCAG GCTTCCTGCCCCGTGTCATTAAGGTGGCACCCGCCTGCGCCATCATGATCAGCACCTACGAATTTGGCAAGACCTTCTTCCAGAAGCTGAACCAGGAGCGGCGGCTGCGTGGGTTGtga
- the RUNDC3A gene encoding RUN domain-containing protein 3A isoform X1, whose amino-acid sequence MEASCVQAAMALGLSSKKASSRNIAVERKNLITVCRFSVKTLLEKYTAEPIDDSSEEFVNFAAILEQILSHRFKAPDRSPSVPAGPVSWFSSDGQRGFWDYIRLACSKVPNNCVSSIENMENISTSRAKGRAWIRVALMEKRMSEYISTALRDTRTTRRFYDDGAIMLREESTVLTGMLIGLSAIDFSFCLKGEVMDGKTPVVIDYTPYLKFTQSYDYLSEEEERGSVESSTSEDSSPEHPYLPLVTDEDSWYNKWRKMEQKFRIVYAQKGYLEELVRLRESQLKDLEAENKRLKLRLEEVMVQNQLEKRELEGVILELQEQLTGLIPCENPQLAQLSKEMVTPLVNQWPSLGTLNGNESGSDSKLYRRHSFVSTDQLSAENSLSSDSQRLGEGKREGEPWGPLGKDPTPSMLGLCGSLASLPSCKSLASLKSNECLVSDSTEASPTRSPS is encoded by the exons CACGGCAGAGCCCATCGACGACTCCTCCGAGGAGTTCGTTAACTTTGCCGCCATCCTCGAACAGATCCTCAGCCACCGCTTTAAAG CCCCCGATCGCAGCCCCTCGGTCCCCGCAGGCCCCGTCAGTTGGTTCAGCTCGGATGGGCAGCGCGGGTTTTGGGACTACATCCGCCTGGCCTGCAGCAAGGTCCCCAACAACTGCGTCAGCAGCATCGAGAACATGGAGAACATCAGCACCTCCAGGGCCAAG GGCCGGGCCTGGATCCGCGTGGCGTTGATGGAGAAGCGCATGTCCGAGTACATCTCCACGGCGCTGCGGGACACGCGGACCACCAG GCGGTTTTACGACGACGGGGCCATCATGCTGCGGGAGGAGTCCACGGTGCTCACGGGGATGCTCATCGGGCTCAGCGCCATCGACTTCAG CTTCTGCCTGAAGGGCGAGGTGATGGACGGTAAAACGCCCGTGGTCATCGACTACACGCCCTACCTGAAGTTCACACAGAG CTACGACTACCTgagcgaggaggaggagcggggcaGCGTGGAGAGCAGCACGAGTGAGGACAGCTCCCCCGAACACCCCTACCTGCCCCTGGTCACCGACGAGGACAGCTGGTACAACAAGTGGCGCAAGATGGAGCAGAAATTTCGCATCGTTTATGCCCAAAAG GGGTACCTGGAGGAGCTGGTGCGGCTGCGGGAGTCGCAGCTGAAGGACCTGGAGGCGGAGAACAAGCGGCTGAAGCTGCGCCTGGAGGAGGTGATGGTGCAGAACcagctggagaagagggagcTGGAGGGCGTCatcctggagctgcaggagcagct GACGGGGCTGATCCCCTGTGAGAACCCGCAGCTGGCCCAGCTCTCCAAGGAGATGGTGACACCCCTGGTGAACCAGTGGCCCTCGCTGGGGACGCTCAACGGCAACGAGAGTGGCTCGGACAGCAAGCTCTACAGGAG GCACAGCTTCGTGAGCACCGACCAGCTCTCGGCCGAGAACAGCCTCAGCTCCGACTCCCAGCGCCTGGGCGAGGGCAAGCGCGAAGGCGAGCCCTGGGGGCCCTTGG GGAAGGACCCCACGCCCTCCATGCTGGGGCTCTGCGGCtccctggcctccctgcccagctgcaaGTCCCTGGCCAGCCTCAAGTCCAACGAGTGCCTGGTGAGCGACAGCACCGAAGCCAGCCCGACCCGCAGCCCCAGCTGA
- the LOC127026486 gene encoding probable mitochondrial glutathione transporter SLC25A39 isoform X1 has product MAEKMLPSPGGGITPLQQMLASGTGAILTSLFVTPLDVVKIRLQAQRTPFSKALPVQSVPWGTQQATWKCFLYCNGLMDHLYVCQNGNGCTAWYKAPTHFTGTLDAFVKITRYEGVRSLWSGLPPTLVMAVPATVIYFTTYDQLRDYLHARTGSRGHHIPLLAGALARLGAVTVISPLELIRTKMQSRQLSYRELGVCIQSAVAQDGWLSLWRGWGPTVLRDVPFSALYWFNYELVREWLCGQARLDEATFMISFASGAISGTVAAVLTLPFDVVKTQRQIELGNSEVHPVAASKSSSTWLLMRRIRAESGTRGLFAGFLPRVIKVAPACAIMISTYEFGKTFFQKLNQERRLRGL; this is encoded by the exons ATGGCTGAGAAGATGTTGCCGAGCCCCGGCGGGGGCATCACGCCGCTGCAGCAGATGCTGGCCTCGGGGACGGGGGCCATCCTCACCTCCCTCTTCG TGACACCGCTGGACGTGGTGAAGATCCGGCTGCAGGCCCAGAGGACCCCCTTCTCCAAAG CGTTGCCAGTGCAGTCTGTGCCCTGGGGCACTCAGCAGGCCACAT GGAAGTGCTTCCTCTACTGCAACGGGCTCATGGACCATCTGTACGTCTGCCAGAACGGCAACGGCTGCACCGCCTGGTACAAGGCCCCGACCCACTTCACCGGCACGCTG GATGCCTTCGTGAAGATCACACGCTACGAGGGCGTCAGGTCTCTGTGGAGCGGCTTGCCCCCCACCCT GGTCATGGCTGTGCCAGCCACCGTCATTTATTTCACCACCTACGACCAGCTCCGGGACTACCTGCACGCTCGGACGGGAAGCCGGGGGCACCACATCCCCTTGCTGGCCGGGGCCCTCGCCAGGC TGGGTGCTGTGACGGTCATCAGCCCCTTGGAGCTCATCCGCACCAAGATGCAGTCCCGGCAGCTCAGCTACCGGGAGCTGGGTGTCTGCATCCAGTCGGCGGTGGCTCAGGACGGCTGGCTGTCCCTGTGGAGGGGCTGGGGACCCACCGTGCTGCGAGATGTCCCCTTCTCGG CTCTCTACTGGTTTAACTATGAGCTGGTGAGGGAATGGCTCTGCGGGCAGGCCCGGCTGGATGAGGCCACGTTCATGATCAGCTTTGCATCCGGGGCCATCTCCGGGACG GTGGCTGCAGTGCTGACGCTGCCCTTCGACGTGGTGAAGACCCAGCGGCAGATTGAGCTGGGAAACAGCGAGGTGCACCCAG tcGCAGCCTCCAAGtcttcctccacctggctgctCATGCGGCGCATCCGTGCCGAGTCTGGCACCCGGGGGCTGTTTGCAG GCTTCCTGCCCCGTGTCATTAAGGTGGCACCCGCCTGCGCCATCATGATCAGCACCTACGAATTTGGCAAGACCTTCTTCCAGAAGCTGAACCAGGAGCGGCGGCTGCGTGGGTTGtga